The window CAGCAGAATGCGGCTAAAGATGTAGAGAAAGCATTGCTGATGACCATATTCAGCAGTCGATGCTCATCGTATGATCTTTGTATTTTCATCAAGATGTTAGAAATCAACAGTTGCTAATTTTTTGTCTTCTGAAACACATTACAAAGTTAATAAACACATTGATACATTGACGAGATTCAAGAATTTTTGTCGTGTTTTGCTGATTTTTCATACAACTCCTCTTTGGTATCCCCTAGATCCATCTCAGTTAAAAGTAAAATCCATACCTGTCCTGATCAAGTACCTTAACAAAAATTGTAAGGAGGCAGCCactaaatatatctttttaagtcTGAATCATGGCAATGATTCAAGTATCTGACATTAAACTTTTACTTGATGTAGACTTCAATTCAATTTCTAGCTTCTCTCATTTATCAAACCAGTAGCTTCTGTTTAAATCCAAAACATGTTACTTCCTGTATAAGAAGCTACATCAGTGACAGGTGATTTCTAGCTATATAGACTCAAATCGTTTCTAAATtgttcttctatttttaagagTAATGGCATTCTCAATTAGAAATCTTAACCCCAAAAATGTGTTCTTAAAGATGCATATGAGTTGGTTTTGATGAATCTATACTAATTAATGGTCACACATAAAAGGCAATTTCAACTATATCTTTTTAAGATGCAGAAAGTTTAGAACAAAATCATGGACTTTTGGTTTGATGATGActataatttatgaagtaatgaCGATCGTTTTTGTTTGCTGGATTATTTAGACTACCAGTAGCTGGATCAACAAACAGAAAACATGGTGCACAGCAAGAAGATAGGTACCAGCTAATCCTATCTCactgattaattaaaaaactgatgATTAGGCGTGAAAAGGGGCAAGTGAAGATATGGTTATCAAGAGAAAATTTGATTAGCAGTATAGATGATGCAACCCATGTTCTATAAATGCTCAAATGACACCTAACATCCATGGCCAGCGTACAGTATGGATGGCTTTATGCCTTTGGgacaatttttcttcttctcttccttgaATGCCCGACCACCAGTCACTCTGCCTCTTTAGACTGCTTTTAGCTATGGGGAACAAAGCATTGTCAATTCCGTTGCGGTTGTTATTTTGCTTTTCAATATGTTTCAGTTTCAAAGCGTTTTGGTGTGGCATTTTAGAGTTatactgttatatatatataacaaatataattttaatttaaatccaaatataaattaacttaaaattatacaatttaaatttcaaacacaaatgaaaaaataaaagttgaaccGATatgatcctattaatttgatggATCCAAAAATAACCTcgataactaataaaaatatattttgactcaaaaatatttaagatgacattttcttaaaaaaaagttaagataaCAACTTATTGGATCAACTTGGGTAAACCTTTTCAATTCACGACTTGGATTCTGAGATCATGATAATCTcaaataaagcaaatcaaaataaattatgaaattcaattttcaataaatttattattaaatgataaaattgaatttaaaaaaagaaaataaaaaatgacctaaATCTGTTCAGGTTAACTTTTAAAACTTGTGACTCGGgttataagattaaaataatttcatagaaaataaaccgAAACAAATGACAGTTTAATTCATgataatcaactaaatattgaatgataaaactaaaaaaaatcaatttaaaaaataaaaaaaattaaatcaactaaATTAACGGTCAAATTTATTACATGAACAATGAGAATGAAAAAACTTGATTAGCAGTATAAATGATACCCTGTTGGATGCAACCCATATTCTATTCAGAAATTTGAAATCTTGTCAATTGTTCAAATGACGCATAATATCCATGGCCAACGTACACTCTGTATGATTTTATGTCTTTGGAACAAATTTTCTTCTCTTACCTGAATGCCTGACCACCAGTCACTTTGGTTCTTTAGACTGTTTTTCAGCTATGGGGAACACATTGATATGAGATCCTTGTTGCTAATCCATCTCCCAACAATGCAATCCGATCATATATGGACTCGAGTCTATGAACCCATAAAGTAGGATTGACTGGATCACACATTTCCTGTTTGCTCGTTCATCCTGACTCGGGACCAACATGCTCGTATCTTGCAATGCACATGCTTATTTCTTGGATGTGATCAAGATTCAATTTTGTGGTCACAAAGTTTGATGCAAACTAGGATCTTGAGACCAAATGTGGACCTGTTTTAATGCTAAACCGTTTGACTGAAAAAAACATGCTTACATGCATGCCTGTCCATGCTCCCACAGTGGCAAACAGCTCCACCTCCCAAAGAACCCCACATAGCCCACCTCTCACATGGTTTTGCTTTGCATATCTGCCTGAACTCTTGAAAGTGTTGATTATATTTTCTCTAGCCTTGTCTATAAATAATGAGCTCACTTCCATTTCCTTCCATCCATCACAAGATTAACATTTCCTTATTTCAAGATCTAAACATCTCTTTTCTTAGATTCACCACTCTCAAGATGATCAGTGCTAAGAAGCTCATCAGATTAGCAAGAAAATGGCAGAAACTGGCTGCCATTAGGCGAAAAAGGCTCACTCTGCCGCAAACCATTAGCAGTCTAGAATCAGATGACCGCAGCACATCATCAACAGCAGAAAAGGGTCACTTTGTTGTGTACACTACCGACAAGAAACGCTTTGTGCTTCCCTTGAATTACCTTAACAACGAAATTGTTAGAGAGCTATTCAATCTAGCAGAAGAAGAGTTTGGATTAACAAGCGATGGACCTATCACATTGCCATGTGATGCTACCTTCATGGAATATGCAATCATCTTGATCCAGCAGAATGTGGCTAAAGATATAGAGAAAGCATTACTGGTCGCCATAGCTAGCAACCGATGTTCATCATCTTTACATCTTCATCATGATGTTAGACATCACCAATTGTCAATTTGTAGCTTCTGAAATACATTACAATATTAGTATACACATCGATACATTAATGAAATTCTAGATCTTTTGTCATGTTTGGTTGATCTTCCTTGGACAATGGAATTCATCATATCTCAGAATTGTTGAGATTCTACAGTAAATTAATCCGGATCCCTCGTTTTGACAACCCCAAGATACATCctagttaaaataaaatccattttatgCTCTAGTTgagtaattattaaatatagtcCACAAAATTGCGTTGTTATTTCACTTAATCACTTGagaaatttcattaaataacaaaaaaaaactaaaaggattggTGAATCCACTGTACATCAAGAGACAACTTTCTATTCATTGGAACAGTGCAAAGCGCTTCTTGGCTGGATTTTTACCTCGTGCTCGGCTTTTTTTAGCTGGCCTTTTCCACTTCTATTCAGCTTACGTTGGTGGGCTTAGGTTAGGagcatgcttattttttttctcttgcgtTAATGACCCTTCATTCGGCCTGGGGCATTATGTTTTTTGGTTTGGGTTTTTCATTTGCTGGGGCTGGGTTTGGGGCTGCTAGCTATTGGGTTAAGCTCATCTTCTCTGTTTCTGTGATTTGCTCTGTCTCTCTCTCCCGGTTTTCCCGCGCTCCTCTTCTCTTTCTCCATCAAAGCCACCAAGAACTGAGCTGTTATGGTGAGGTGGGATAGCTGTTGTTTGTCTCTTTGCCTCGCAGTGTTGGCTGGCTTATcagccttctttttctttctttttgggcTGGGTTTCGGCTTGCTGTTGTGGGGGGATTTGGTGCTGATCTCGAAGGCTCTGATTCGTAGGTCCTCTTCGCTTTATTGATGCATTGGAATGGTTGCCCATGAAAGGCGCTCCAAGTCGGCAAGTTGTGCAGGATGTTTGTAGGTTATGCAGGGTGTTTTTGTGTTGGGAAAAGTGCTGATCCAACGTGAACCTGGATTTACTTTGGGTTGCCCATTCCATCTTCTCTGTTTGGGAGGTGTATATGTATGGTTTTTATGTAGTTAGGTTTGatttgctcttcttcttcttcttttttctttttctattcagTACATCTCTCGTTGTTTTGCATTCCTGCTTTGTCCCTTTTATTCAGTGGTTTAGCTCTACTAGGATTCCAATTACTGTCATTTGTTTATTGTTAACTTCCAGgttcttttgttctttcttaTCCTATAGTCTTGCGTTAGTCATTTTTCTCTTATtggttttgagttttatttttgcaGTTTTATATTTAGCTCTACTCTACTTTGCTGCTTTCTTTCTCAGGTTTTTGGTGCTTTTTACGACTTTTTCCTGACTCAGCCACCTGGTGTTCCATGGCTTAGGTTGCTTGCTGTGGCTCCAATTCTAAAATTGCCATCATAGCCTGTGTATTACAGGTTTGCTTCTTTTATAGCCCATccaggattttattttatttggattgaTTAGGTCAATTTTTTGAAGAAAGTCAAAACATCTTGtttagaattttgttttaaaaagtcAATCTAGTTTATATccaaattctaaattaaacaGATAAATTCACTTTTTTGACACCCAGTCTTAGGCTATAGACATGTTGATCTATGGGGTTTAATAACAGTGCTTTCCTTTTCACAACAGTAGTGAgtaacaagtatttttttttttcaaaatccaaaaaaaaatgttacttCCTGTCCAAGAAATTACAGTTGACTGGCAATCTCAATCTTGGCACTCATAATTCTGTTCATAGGAtttatttcctttgttttttttccctgtagACTGATATTTTTTACCTGGAAATCTCAATCTTGGCACTCACAAATCGTCACGTTCACATGGAAAAGGTAACATTAAATCTAATCTAACCTGCACATAATTTTGGAACTAAATTAGGGAATGCAGAGAACCGTTGCAAAATTGAAATAAGGCCTGGTTTTTTGTCAGCGAAGATGTGAAAATA of the Populus nigra chromosome 7, ddPopNigr1.1, whole genome shotgun sequence genome contains:
- the LOC133698229 gene encoding auxin-responsive protein SAUR63-like; its protein translation is MISAKKLIRLARKWQKLAAIRRKRLTLPQTISSLESDDRSTSSTAEKGHFVVYTTDKKRFVLPLNYLNNEIVRELFNLAEEEFGLTSDGPITLPCDATFMEYAIILIQQNVAKDIEKALLVAIASNRCSSSLHLHHDVRHHQLSICSF